The following DNA comes from Diorhabda carinulata isolate Delta chromosome 3, icDioCari1.1, whole genome shotgun sequence.
CTGGTTTTGGTTGATTCCCTGCTGTTACATTCCTACatcaatatttgtataaaatatcaaCAACAAATGTAACGATGGAAGTTTGTTTAGATTCATTGGGGGTTTACCCTCATCTTTTGgctaaagaaataaaattgtttaaacagTATTATTGGAATATGTGAAGATTATGTAGAACCTTTCCTAAATATTACTGTAGATGATACTCCAATCAAAGAAGCCATAATGAAACTCCaaggaatatttcaaaagataatTGCAACGTTTGGTTTTCCAATAATGATGAGATCAATCTATCATTTAACAGTAAAGAACTATAAACTTTTTGATCAGCTATGGTATACATAATGTCAAAATCACACCTTACTTGCCAAAAGCAAATAAATTGGCACAACTGGAAAAAAGATACTTTTCACTTAACATCTTGATATGatatgatgaaattttgaatatctttCCAACAaatatactaccaaaataaaaCACTCAACAATGTCAaatgtgttttgaaaaatattaacttttgtAATTGTATTACGTCAAATTGATAAgaagaacaaaagaaaatagaaaactttACTGAAATTGAGATACGTACCAAGGGCAGAGGACGACCTGatagtttataaacaaaaaaaaaacatttcattacCATAATTCGttgtaatattcaaatttctgttTCTTGAGAGTACTAAGATTTGCTCTTGGCAGCCGCACTGGCAGAACTACTTcaggaagtgtacactaaaaCGCTCTTTGTAGCAGAATCAGCGCTAGTGTCGCTcttcttagtagcagtgcacCCATTCCACTGTACTGCTAGCACTGTACTGGAAATATCTTCGTTATCggacgaatgtaaaatatcaaaaagtactaaatcgttttctattattgttaaCATTGCAAGgcctgaatcacatcaaataacctcaaatacaacaatcatCAAATGCTTCATTGCTCTCTGCACTATATAGTTTTCATGAACTGGCCTGCAATGGTCCAGTTCAATGCAGCTACCAAGGGCAACCCTATGACCTGGTTTGCACTGGTCCAGTTCAGTACAGCTACCAAGACAAACTTCTACATTTATATTTGTGCGCATGTGTTTCATTGTCCGGAGAGCGCATGATCTCTTGCTTGTATAGAAGTGTTCATACGCACGACGTGTGCGTTAACAGGCATAGTtctatgtaagatgtttttttAACACTGTTTCTGTGATCAAagcagaattttttttcaatttctttcaatGAAACTATTTCAAGAAGGTACAGAATAAATCTAAATCATTACCATAAAAAGTCCAAAAGTTGTACAAGaatacaaatgaataaatttgatgtaaaattaattttttttattacataattcGCATCAACGTATACTGGTTATTaacgatttaattttttcaacactaCAGGTTAAGTGTTAGTATTTTATCTTcagatatttgttaaattaagtttGGGATCGAAATCTGTCTGAGGCAATTTTTAAGGTTAGTAATATTACATTTAGGTTCAGAATGTTCATATTTTAACGGTTTATGTGTTTTGTAGTCAATTTGTAGTTATCACATTTAGGTTTAGGTTTAGCATCAAATAGCTATGGGTCTGTCGCATTTGGCTAGCTCTGggtttatgtgaaaaaagattTGGGGATTCCTTGGAGAAACAGTTTTGGAAGGACTGAATTTTACTTTGGTTGCATACTCAAAgctcaaatatattcttctgtttCCTAAGGATAGTTGCTCTGATTCACAGTACAGAATTTTCACTGGAGTTGTTTTGAATGCACCTCTCATGAAATGTAAAGCTGAATTGTGAAAACTGTCGAATTTTTTTAGGGGCGATTTGTTAACTGTTGAATATACAATTGATTGAATTAAGTGTTTGGTACAGTGTTAGTAATGTCTGTCGATCTGCACCCCATTCTTTGCTCATAAGAGTTTTCAGTAAATTTAGTCGTTTGTTGCAAGCTTGGAGATTTCTAATACGATTATTCCTGTTTAGTGTGTGGTCAAATAGTATACCGAGAAATTTTCTCTTTCGGGTGGTGTTATAAGTTTTCGGGCTTGTTAATATTTATCAACCCTTCATGATAGGCCATGAAGCgttctataatattttcatttgtcttgatgtaaatagaatattttttgaattagttAGCTGATGTTTTGTTGGAAATTGTGGTGGACTAAGTGCAGAGGAATATGTTTTTGTAGGATCTGCATTCTGAGAGCTTCTGTAGTCAGAAGTCCCAacctttattttttatcattaatttttaaaatatattcgcTTTGATTCGAGAGTACGGACCTGTTTTGGCACAGACCACTTTATATCAAGGCGATAAGAGCTATAATCtggccgctcattacagagagtaatcacgtgcatagtgcgtgagagagaaattgtaagcctgaatcacaccttacacaacatttttatttgaattttaaatactttattttaatatcatatcatataaataatacttttatttatcaattgcatagcattcatacattaaaatcttcgttcacttagttaactactaaatgttatacctacatattttaCAAGatgccttgatttttttaaaagtatctataaatatatataattattattttaatcgtaattttgttttccctaaccttaaatagctagacggtttttcaaatttatggtatattaaataaaaatgtaagggtacctaatactgtaaagtaatatctaagaaagaaatgtcgtgctatatgttttattcaaatacgtatcaaaggttataaagtaaattcatacaaaacgatataaataataataataataatctttataaacaacacaaggtcatttcctgaataaattctttgttttcaaaaaaggtggttgagagagatataagggcggatgaatttttattttaatctaaatcggaatatgattccgacgaggacgaatcagctcttaaatttattattagagtttccacttgtttttttattaaattatcaatgtcccacattttatttcgaaaaaagcggacatgttggattgccttactccaattggtttgggtaacattatttaaagctttagtaaataaagtcatcactaattttaaatgttgtgttTTCCCTTGGCACCTCACCCTTGATTTGTGcccatatgagttcaattgggttgaattcacaatggtaaggtggcaatcgtaaaacaattttatttttctctttggctatctcatcaacgacatatctttggactaatgaccgattctctttaaccaatgccaatagttctgcccgcaccatattgttttcaaaattaatatttcgttcccttAACCACTGTTGTATGTCCGCTTTTCTTGTGGAACTTGTGGGACACTGGTCTAATTTTCTGGAATGGTAGGATGCACTGTCCATTACAATGACTGATCCGtcctcaagtttatttaaaattcccttAAACCAACCCTCGAACCAATCTGAGTTCATCTCCTCATGATGATAGTCACCCGTTTTCTTGGATTGAAACATATCTAGACCATTCTCTACAAAACCATTTTCGGAGCCAATATCTAAGATTATTAATCTTTGTCCTTTGCCCGTCGGGTTTTTAAGCCCGTTGAAAGGCCACGGATAAATGCATCTCGTGCACTTAAGACTGTAGTATCAGTCCACACTTTGTTCACCGTGTGACTGGCATTTACCCAAGTCTCGtgaagataatatatttttcttccttcttcctcgaattttttaatatcccttataaatcttcttctccaattaattattacgtttttttctttcaaaacacagtttaacatgcgctattatacagtcacataattcttactgtaaaagcgcatgttagaaatgtagtttaatttttaatttttatcaaagtaaataaataacataataaaacaaaagcttaaaataattattaatataaaatttttagaatataataataataaatttatgtaacgcgcagctgtgtgaacttgactttctcagacattgcttcagccaatacgaattattataaaaagtaccactagcatcccatgagCCGATCACGCGTTTTTTATCACTCTCACTACCGACCGGCCCGATTATagtttttgtgaattatttttccaatccGGTTTAAAATTGATTACACTGTGTCCTAACAAAATTCACTGTTTTGGTATGAAATTCTACTACAGTAATATGTCTCTGAGCTTAGGATACTTCCAAAACTTTctattaatgattttattaatttttagaactGGAAAATAGATTGTTTTTATAAGAACTGACACTTTTactgttaggttaggttaaatctCTCCCAATAGTGAGaaagaatataaattttattagaaaatgcaaaaaaaacaaaacaaaaagccATCCGCTATTTCTCAAAAGTGCCTATATTTTGATGTGATAATTATCGACTGAAAAATGGGTGCTTTTTCAgtcgatatttcaaataaaaaaaattgtattcgtGAAATAATAAAGAAGTGACTTTTCAACCGAATTTGTGAAGAAATAACTCTTTTTAGAAGATAAAGCTGTTGATAGGTAAAATGACCTACAATGCATGGTTTGCCAATGAGTCTAGAAAGTATTTTTAAGAACAATTGAAATCATAATATAGTCAGTAGTGAGTGAGATAAATCTAACAAGCTGCTCAAATTAGTTATTAGATCCAAATAAAAAACCTTGAAAATTGTACAGTTACAGTGAtacattttgatataatataaacattatttagagAACAATAAATAATGGATCtgaattttttctacattaatATCATTGGAtactgaaatataaataatatcgtCTTCCCTCCATGAGATTTccaattctaaaataaaaaaaatcggtaGTGTTTTTAGTTTTATGTATTCATTGACATGActgaattaatataattattgttttcagCGATTTTGAGACCATTAGAGCATGCATCAATAACGAATTAGAACAATGCAAAGAAAGCACACCAGCAAACATAGTTGatgcttttttcaaatttttgagaaaGCAACTTCCTTGTCAAGGTATAAAAACTGGATCTTCTCAAGTAAGCGGATCATGGTCGATATTTAGTAATTCTCTACTTGTTTTTGTGGCACTTATATATGTCAGGTTATATTAAATCGTGGTTCATGTTTGTGATCCATAGTcttgatattcaatttattatcttAACAATCAAAAAACCTGACTTTTCGAATTACTAGatgaagtttttttgaaatttagtaaaaatgacgcataaaattttttctagtatacaattttttttgtacattgaACTGTACCTATTGAGTATAAACTTTTCTTACATTAGTATTTTATGAAGCATAATTATTGCCATTATTTTTGTTGTGATCATTATGATAATAAATCAGAATACAACCATCAGTTACATATGGAAGTATGGGTTTTAACAAAGGCAGAAGATACACAACTAGATATAGGAAAAAAGAAGAACTTTTTTAGgggaataaaaacaaataaaataactagCCAACCACTGAAGTGAAGTCTTAGTAAATAAAAGTgtaatggaagaaaatatcgaGTTTGTCATTATAAAGATTATGTACAAAAGCCAACAAACTGTGACATCTGGAGACCTCACTCTACACCAGAAAATTCACAAAGTAGCCCTCAATACTTTTCTTAACGTAAACttaattttatcagaaattttttagtttttaatctAACTTTTGTATCTTTGATGCTTCGACTTAAATACcagttatgaaataaatatagtgGTCATATAAAATTAGATCAATAAGCAATTTACAAATAAGTTCCAATGAGTATAGGTAAATTCGGGGTTGACGGTATTTTTTTAGCTCAATTGAACTCTATGTGAAGTATTCAGTCCGAGATACAACATTAAACAGCATGAACAAATCCGTGATTTGTAAGTTAGAATCAATAGActtcttttattaattatttaagaatGGTTTTAAGCTCatcttgaaatatatatttagctGTTAATCAAATAGGAaagataacaaaatataaactaacGTTGGATAATTCAAACAGAACTTACCAactcttgtttttatttttgaatactcaTACTGGACTACATGCAGAACatgtttttatagctaatttatAATTTACTACATATTTACATCATTTTAGTGTAAATTAATACTACAGAAACTTTGTGATAATGGTCAATTTGTATATATTCTTGGTATTAAtactatttacttttttaataaatgaatttattttacgTGGATTGTTTCTcttttgaataataatgaaCTGCAGCTTCAGTTACTTTTAAAGTACTTTTAGttgtaaaaatatttgcaattttaaataaattgtaattactTTTTAATCAAAGCATTGAACGCAACAACCCCAATTTTCTCTAGTTTTAATGAGTAGTTTAAAATACATACCGGAATGCGTGTTACCTATATGAGGTAAGTAAAAGGCAGGAGGTTCATAGTTCTTTTAAATTCAAGAACGTGGAAAATGAATCGCACTATTGTCAATAGCTCGATataaagttaattaaaaaatatgaaaaaatcctTTATCGTCGATAAACACAAGAAACGAAATAATTGATAGAATAAACTTTGTGACGCTATAAAGCAGAATCTTGGAAAGCctttccaagttcaaagaattATCCTCAGAAGCCTCAGGAattgtgtagaagtgcaagatGCTCACTTTAGAAcatttattagagtttttatttgataagttgtaggctaaccaactaaatttttctacatttcaattttttctttgtgttaAAAGCACGATGTTCGACTGTATGCagtcaattagaaatgtttgtgtttcaatacctcctgtaagtattttcaatcaataattacaatttgtgataattttcttcagaatgtttctttatggcgaagGGTTTCCTTGGATCTAAAAATCTATATGTCTCttataccataaattttatcgaattaaacaaagagtacatttttgttaaaaaatcgattgaaaaattcatttttgctatcttcaaattgtacaggttgtccctatAAAAGTTAAGGATTTTTAACCATTGGGCACAAGCCGCCCctacttaaatataaattccgatttcgcaactttaaacgGCTATAACTTAGAAACGAGCGGtcgtatgaaattttttcttctgtcacagtattattttcatGTCATCTACTTTTTGCATAAAGTTCCGGGGTACCCtgtattgatgaaataattcaaaaatcacCAGTATTCCCTAAAACATGATCGGAGTCGCATTATACATGGTGTGCTACATAAATCTCTAAATGTTAACCTCACCACTCTTCAAAAATCTAGCCTAGCCGAAATGAAGAAAATGAGGATTAATTTTCGATATagttttaaatacattttatattataccaACAAAAAAATCAGTCGTTATATATTTATAGCGTATATCCGGGAAATTTAGCTTCCAAAGGTTTTTGTGTATCCAGCAGAAAATACATTGGTCCAGCAATACCTTCATACAAAGATTTAGGTCTGTCTGGATAGTTTTCTTCGTGTTCTTTCTTGTATTCAATACACCATTCAGCGAATTTCAAGGCTCTGTAAAGGTGTTTTTCTTCCTAAAATAGGTAAATTATATAACACCAATGTAATATTGTCGAATAGAATTTAGGTACATCTTGATGAACACTATCAATCTCTATATTTTAATGACTTACTAAATTGATTACCTTAGTTGTCTGATATAATTCCAAAAAAGAATAAGCATTTCCTGAGACCCCATGGCATAAACTGTACCCCTTTTTTAATAATCCTCTTTGCCAAATTATGTCGCCGCATTCAAGTGCCGAATGTAAATATCTAGTATCCtggaaaatctaaaacaaaaaagtatttttcttatacaaattaaaataaaaaaaaaactattaatcaTTACTTGCGAATTTTTAAACCTCCGTTTGTAGTAACTTTTAGggtaataaatagaaaaagtacCTTGTAGGCAGTAGTTAACAAAGGAACAAATCCAGGACATCCATGACACCATTGTACATACTTATCAGCATCTCTACCCAAAGAAGATGGAAAATTACCACTGggaaatctataaaattttatttattgaagtaatttggaatcaaaaatttttagttttccaaaatatataaatcaacaaCTCATCACTGATACTATAGGAAATATCAACGATGAGAAtttgatggaataaataaatggttccataaaattaaatcaacatGTATTCTACCTTTgtgttaataaataatctatggtaggttttattaaattatttaaatcatcTTCAGTTAAATACACCCTGGCTTGCAGAAGTAGATATAAAATACCAGCAAGTCCATGCGCGCCTCCCAAATAATAACTGTCATGCCATTCATACATTAAAGGGCATTTAAAACGACCAGCTTTTGACATATTCCTTCCTACTACTAGGATGGTCTCTATGATCTATAAACAAAGGTATTTATTTACATCAAATTacactaaaataattttcatttacaattgTTTCATAGCAATTTTTCATGCCACATAATATCCAATAGAATCGAATGAACAGAAAGTTTGTTAACTCAATTCTTAGTTGTTTAATTAAGCCTGGCACGAAGACCTATTCCATAACTCATATTTTACTGAAacaattaaagatatttttggGATGAAGATTCCAACAAACTAGTAGgtaataaaagtataaattccaaaatttatatttaaatagaatgaAAACACTATGTATTGATATTACCAATaggaaaattattcatttgttgataaatagtcttgattttagatctcttaaTTACAATTACTTTCAATAGAAATTACTCTTGATCTAattttgagtctttatcaaaatatagttGACAGTATCAACAAAAGCATataaaaaagttcaaagaaGTCAAACATTAAAGAAACTTATTTTAGGTATATAACATGCCATTCggtttgttacgtttttcttcaaacattttgaatatctgTTTGTTCACGCACTGTGGCACGgtagtcacttcggatttatttattctaacattcgaggtagagaaattaatttgttatcaacCTCCCCCTCCAttcgaaaaatcaataaaatctcAGTATGTATTCTGAATCGTCCTCTACATAtctacaatttaaattaaagtaaattttagtgaatttgtggtgatttcattttttatattcgctggtaagaTTTTCTTGTCCTTTTTCATTATTGTCTCACGAAACTTCCAGTTATCTTTatggatttccttttgttttaagcaaattttgtatgacAGATTTCATGTAAATtcctattttctatttatttgaggAACATAAATAGGATAGAACAGATTCCTActtggttatattttaaaaaaatataagttcagtttttttatatgttagagcATCAGTTccttttattcaaatctgttctttctactcgttccttcttcaGTAATTTCCATTTGAGTTTccgtttccttcctcattttatttttttcctgcAGTTCTATAGCCACCAGATTGGAGTTTCTACCACACCCGAAAGTCTTAAGAGGTAcaccataaacaaacaaattcaactcaacTCCAACAACTGGGAATTCAGTGAGGGCTGCAACTATCCAGAatggttttttcaataatttttttctgaaactttctttttcttaataataaatattaatttggatattatataattaaggtgtttccagcttttccacattgttttattaatttccaaCGTCGTTTGTTATAaagctggtggcgtccaatttaatattaattattcatcctatctgagtaccagttatttaaatactttactgaggccgaataccacttcctgagaaAGAGTCTCCTGCCGCGGAGATAAAAAgtgatataaaattaatttctaaagcTACTATTAAAACGTGACTAATAAGAGAAACAATCCGGGAGAAATATGggtaatttatttcatatcacCACCTACATAATTCCATATGAAAATAGAGCTGTTTTGGAGGgttaaaactcaaattttcggCTAAATGGCTGTTTATTTTGCAGATTTAGTAAAAAGTGTAGATAAAGAATTACTCTTATCTAATTCTATAACaacttatatttaaatgaaCAAGTAACCCTGTATGCTAAAACTATTAGACACCAAAATGAAATGCTGAAGATCATATAATTaggaaatatatgaaaacaatAAAGATCTGAATTTTCTGCAATAGAAAATGCCAATGAGAATAAATTGtaagtttgtgaaaaattagtAGTACATGAATTACCGGAAAAGGTGTGCAAAAGTGAAAGTTGgaataaattacatattttaaaccaattttagaacagaaaaaaatatatatgatactTCTTTAAACTTACCTGACTGATATAATTGTCATCAAAAGGAGGTGGACAAACATATTTGTTTACATAAAGAATGGCATATAAATATCCCACTCTGCCATACATGTATTCATTAGCCAGATCCGAGTATAAATCTAATACATCTTTATTGAGATTAGTAAGTCTAAAAATGAACAAACACAAACTGTAAACAAACAACAACCATCTGTACATATTAATTTCCTTCTAACAAAACAAAGCAttcttaaaaatagaaaattgtatatatttaattcaatttatttgagtATTTGGGCACCCAAATTGTAAATAAGAAACTTGAATATGTGTGTTaacaaaataagtaaatatagTGAAaagaaatgtaatttatttCTAGATCAATAAGATTTCTATTGAACACGCTGTTTACAATAACACTATCTTAAGCgtgttttgataaccaaattatcgtcttcagagactgaagataaactaaaacctaataacttCACTTATCCAAAAATAAACCTTCTCcagtgaaaattaattaaagcgAGAAAACCTCCTTGGCGGAAATCCTCAAATTTATTCCTTGGAATTGGAAAATCTAGTATAAaagttattaggttttagtttaccttcagtctgaagacaataacttggttatcaaaacgcgtgtcagacaatgtaattgtgagtgttggtttaCTGGCACTATAAACAACACTGTTCTGTAAGAATAATACCaaaggttccagaaattccaacttccAAGTTAAGATGCATGTTGCATGTATTAGAAAGTAagacatttcaaattttattgtgCCTGCTTTAAACACTTCTCGCCTTTCAGTTTCAGAGTAATAATGATTGCTTCAAGGAGATTAGATCATTGGAATTTTTCTTTCCCCTAATATAATTTATACTTGTCAGTGTCTGCTTGACATAATCTCATCAGATGCTTTCATCTTCTTGAACTCTTATTAGGCGAGTGGCAAACCCCCAAAATGACGTTTAGAAACAGGAAAAAGTGACCAAATTTGTACTAATGGCTAAAAGTGGTATATATTTATGTGTTCGAGATCGCTTTTATGATGTTATATTTTAGTTGCCACAATTTTTTAGGAGGAAACTTTCCCCATAtctataaatttatcaaataattattcttattacTGAGAACATctaaaattctagaaatttatattagaagatatttacttcaaaattaattgtttaaCTTCATCATGATTTCCCAATTTATGTTTCAACACTATTCCAATTGCAAGGGGGCCTGCATCACCACAGAGAAATGTAGGTCTTCTTCCTTTTAATTTGTTAAGTGATAGAAGTTTTATTGTTTcctaaaatacaaaaatagcCGTTTCAGAAACATTCaagattttaaatatatttttaaaagtagaaatatatTGTACTTAGTTAAAAACATATGAAAGCATCTAAGGagtgaaaattagattttgttatattcattaaacaaagaaaatgttaACCAAAtgatacaaatattgaaaaaaataaaaaatattgtgatcaGATCACTGTACAGAGTTAAATTATCATGGATCAAAAATGATTCTATCCAATTTCATATAACTCCTATGTGGTCTAATTAATTAGGTTTAAAATGTTCGAGCTGAGAgagttttaaaatcaaataaatgtttACCTTTATTGTTTTGATGTCATCTGGTTCTTTATTGAGTTTTAGCAACGCAATGCCAGCAGTTCCAGTATACACTGAATAGTCATTGTAGTCTAAGGTCAGCAATTTTTCCAAAGTAGATTGCCATTTCAAATTGATACATTGACTTACTTTAGTTTTTGTCTATAAAAACATAATTCTAAATTCCATAACACATGATATACATACTAATAATTGAGGcactttcttttttaaatatagataGTTTTGAGAAGAACACTAAttgcaaaatattgaaaaaatattgtatcaattTACAAAGGTTCTTTTGTTGTGCTAACCTATTGGATCTTATAAACAAAACATTCATATAG
Coding sequences within:
- the LOC130891662 gene encoding lanC-like protein 2, whose product is MKFFNNPYDDYTPDGLQETKTKVSQCINLKWQSTLEKLLTLDYNDYSVYTGTAGIALLKLNKEPDDIKTIKETIKLLSLNKLKGRRPTFLCGDAGPLAIGIVLKHKLGNHDEVKQLILKLTNLNKDVLDLYSDLANEYMYGRVGYLYAILYVNKYVCPPPFDDNYISQIIETILVVGRNMSKAGRFKCPLMYEWHDSYYLGGAHGLAGILYLLLQARVYLTEDDLNNLIKPTIDYLLTQRFPSGNFPSSLGRDADKYVQWCHGCPGFVPLLTTAYKIFQDTRYLHSALECGDIIWQRGLLKKGYSLCHGVSGNAYSFLELYQTTKEEKHLYRALKFAEWCIEYKKEHEENYPDRPKSLYEGIAGPMYFLLDTQKPLEAKFPGYTL